From Triticum aestivum cultivar Chinese Spring chromosome 4A, IWGSC CS RefSeq v2.1, whole genome shotgun sequence, a single genomic window includes:
- the LOC123083252 gene encoding LOW QUALITY PROTEIN: wall-associated receptor kinase 3-like (The sequence of the model RefSeq protein was modified relative to this genomic sequence to represent the inferred CDS: substituted 2 bases at 2 genomic stop codons), with amino-acid sequence MKILGAQGNPCATTPYIFLVQLLLLCLCSLFCTGFPQSNPTKCPGSSVDIPSPFNILGNSSISSNPYFNISCESTGPTLSFGGKQYRVLGISLPQGYVRVTGDTVYTQCQQNAGPVTTNFINLQGTPFTFSHTLNKFTVVGCDSMAMIQSPDVTSRYRGGCVSFCASEGSISSGACSGVGCCQASVPEQLKVLNLEFTSIRSQLLQSSGSLGNISKSSSAWCSKAFIVDQGSYVFSRDHLDRNLTNLPMVLDWSISGGSCSEARSAPQTYMCKENTDCYTVANNTAYRCNCSAGFTGNPYLGWQDFDCHXLRIYALFXFPFLYKCINRLGGFNCTCPMGMTGDGKKQGNGCSRDKTLLIAAGGGLPLLLVLLMLGFWTHWLFTKRKLAKIRQKFFLQNGGMLLKQQMFSQRAPLRIFTSTELEKATNRFSDDNIAGRGGFGTVYKGVLSDQMVVAIKKAQRVDQSQVEQFVNEMVILSQVNHENVVQLVGCCLESEVPLLVYEFITNGALFHHLHNTSVPMPWKERLRIAVQTATALAYLHMATEMPIIHGDVNFRFSWYIDVERCGKQHREQIRASS; translated from the exons ATGAAGATACTCGGGGCGCAAGGTAATCCTTGTGCCACAACTCCATATATATTTCTCGTGCAGTTGCTCCTTCTTTGCCTGTGTTCATTGTTCTGCACCGGTTTCCCCCAATCAAACCCTACCAAATGCCCCGGCAGCTCCGTCGACATCCCATCCCCTTTCAACATCCTTGGCAACTCGAGCATCTCGAGCAATCCATACTTCAACATATCATGTGAATCAACAGGGCCAACGCTATCGTTCGGTGGCAAGCAGTACAGGGTCCTGGGCATCTCGCTGCCCCAGGGCTATGTACGTGTAACCGGCGACACCGTCTACACCCAGTGCCAGCAGAACGCTGGCCCGGTGACCACAAACTTCATCAACCTTCAGGGCACGCCTTTCACCTTCTCACACACACTAAACAAGTTCACCGTCGTTGGCTGTGACTCCATGGCCATGATACAAAGCCCGGACGTAACGAGCCGGTACAGGGGAGGCTGCGTGTCGTTCTGCGCTTCCGAGGGAAGCATCAGCAGTGGCGCATGCTCGGGGGTGGGCTGCTGCCAAGCTTCAGTGCCCGAGCAACTCAAGGTACTGAACTTAGAGTTTACCAGCATACGGAGCCAACTCCTGCAGTCCTCCGGATCTTTGGGGAACATCAGTAAAAGCAGTAGCGCATGGTGCAGCAAGGCGTTCATCGTGGACCAAGGTTCCTATGTGTTCTCCAGGGATCACTTGGACAGAAACCTGACGAACCTGCCAATGGTACTTGACTGGTCTATATCCGGCGGCAGCTGCTCAGAGGCGCGTAGTGCGCCTCAGACCTACATGTGCAAGGAGAACACCGATTGTTATACCGTGGCAAATAACACCGCGTACCGCTGCAACTGTTCTGCAGGTTTCACTGGGAACCCTTATCTGGGATGGCAAG ATTTTGATTGCCACTAACTTAGGATATATGCCTTATTCTGATTTCCCTTTCTCTACAAGTGCATCAACAGACTTGGTGGTTTTAACTGTACATGCCCGATGGGCATGACGGGGGATGGTAAGAAGCAAGGCAATGGGTGCAGTAGAGATAAAACACTACTGATTGCCGCAG GTGGAGGCCTGCCTTTGCTGCTTGTTCTCCTCATGCTCGGATTCTGGACCCACTGGCTTTTCACGAAGAGAAAGCTTGCGAAGATAAGACAGAAATTCTTTTTGCAGAATGGTGGCATGCTCCTGAAGCAGCAGATGTTTTCTCAGAGGGCGCCGTTGAGGATATTCACGTCTACCGAGCTTGAAAAGGCAACCAACAGATTCAGTGATGACAACATAGCTGGGCGAGGTGGATTTGGGACGGTCTACAAAGGCGTACTATCTGATCAAATGGTCGTGGCGATCAAGAAGGCGCAGCGAGTCGATCAGAGCCAGGTGGAACAATTCGTCAATGAGATGGTCATTCTTTCACAAGTCAACCACGAGAATGTGGTCCAGCTAGTTGGTTGTTGTCTCGAGTCAGAAGTGCCATTGCTGGTTTATGAATTCATCACCAACGGGGCCCTTTTTCACCACCTCCACAACACATCAGTCCCGATGCCGTGGAAGGAACGCCTAAGGATTGCAGTGCAAACTGCAACAGCACTTGCTTACTTGCACATGGCTACAGAAATGCCAATTATTCACGGAGATGTCAATTTCAGATTCAGTTGGTATATTGATGTGGAAAGATGTGGGAAACAACACCGAGAGCAAATAAGAGCCTCTTCTTGA